A genomic segment from Streptosporangium roseum DSM 43021 encodes:
- a CDS encoding alpha/beta fold hydrolase yields the protein MIPGPWMGAWVWEPVTCGLRTLGHHVRPVTLSGLAAPDTDVSSVGLATHVDDVLSLLEADDLRDVILVGHSYSGIVAGQVADRAPGRVARTVFVEGFLPHDGVSMLQAFPERQRAGELQLIDENRGRWPIPDATVVADGQDLSVEQARWLVERFVGHPGRTLSEPAVLTRPLAQQRASYVMCEMEHFDGKVSDDVAAMRAEPNWDFHTLKTGHWPMVSAPEQLVALLAGIASQQN from the coding sequence TTGATTCCTGGCCCTTGGATGGGCGCCTGGGTCTGGGAGCCGGTGACCTGCGGCCTGCGCACGCTCGGTCATCACGTCCGCCCGGTCACGCTGTCGGGACTGGCCGCCCCTGATACCGATGTCTCCAGTGTGGGCCTGGCCACCCATGTCGATGATGTGCTGTCGCTCCTGGAGGCGGACGACCTGAGAGACGTCATTCTCGTGGGCCACAGCTATTCGGGCATCGTGGCCGGTCAGGTCGCTGACCGCGCCCCCGGCCGGGTGGCGCGCACCGTGTTCGTCGAAGGGTTCCTGCCCCATGACGGTGTTTCGATGCTCCAGGCCTTCCCGGAACGCCAACGTGCCGGCGAGCTCCAGTTGATCGACGAGAACCGGGGCCGCTGGCCGATCCCGGACGCCACGGTCGTGGCCGACGGGCAGGACCTGTCCGTCGAGCAGGCGCGGTGGCTGGTGGAGCGTTTCGTCGGCCATCCCGGGCGCACGCTGTCCGAGCCGGCCGTCCTGACGCGGCCGCTGGCACAGCAGCGGGCAAGCTACGTCATGTGCGAGATGGAACACTTCGACGGCAAGGTCTCCGACGACGTCGCGGCCATGCGCGCCGAGCCGAACTGGGACTTCCACACTCTCAAGACCGGCCACTGGCCGATGGTGTCGGCCCCCGAGCAGCTCGTCGCGCTGCTCGCCGGCATCGCCTCCCAGCAGAACTGA
- a CDS encoding 4'-phosphopantetheinyl transferase family protein, translating to MLSGTELKRASTYHRDQDRRRFLTACWLLRTTAAAQLGVPPAAVIVERRCPDCDKPHGKPYVRSVGIDLHVSVSHAGNRVAVALSTAGPLGVDVEEVPTGPVDGLAQCALSPAELAVLQALPEHEQNAAFARIWVCKEAVLKATGHGLRIPPDQVEVSGPQEEPALLGWPLDIHPSTVQIHPLAPGGGYAGVVAVLADDLPIIVSESDALDLHLIQLSAPVSMAA from the coding sequence GTGCTCAGTGGAACTGAGCTGAAGCGGGCCTCGACCTACCACCGTGATCAGGACCGGCGCCGCTTTCTCACGGCGTGCTGGTTGTTGCGCACCACCGCGGCGGCCCAGCTCGGCGTCCCTCCCGCGGCCGTCATCGTCGAGCGGCGGTGCCCGGACTGCGACAAACCGCACGGCAAGCCGTACGTCCGCAGCGTGGGGATCGACCTGCATGTCTCCGTCTCCCACGCGGGCAACCGCGTCGCGGTGGCCTTGAGCACCGCCGGGCCGCTGGGGGTCGACGTGGAGGAGGTGCCCACCGGCCCGGTCGACGGGCTCGCGCAGTGCGCGCTGTCGCCGGCCGAGCTGGCGGTCCTGCAGGCGCTCCCCGAGCACGAGCAGAACGCTGCTTTCGCCCGCATATGGGTATGTAAAGAAGCAGTCCTCAAGGCGACAGGCCACGGGCTGCGGATCCCTCCGGACCAGGTCGAGGTCAGCGGTCCACAGGAAGAACCCGCACTGCTCGGCTGGCCGCTGGACATCCATCCAAGTACGGTGCAAATCCACCCCCTTGCCCCTGGTGGCGGGTACGCCGGCGTCGTCGCGGTCCTCGCCGACGACCTCCCGATCATCGTGTCGGAGTCGGACGCCCTCGACCTTCATCTGATCCAGCTCTCCGCCCCGGTGAGCATGGCCGCCTGA